A region of Sandaracinaceae bacterium DNA encodes the following proteins:
- a CDS encoding acetyl-CoA C-acyltransferase family protein gives MSKRDVVILGAARSPIGSFGGSLSDIEPHELAGTVMKEAVGRSGVDPARVQYVTVGNCVPTGPRYAYVARVASIQAGLPMDSVAMGVNRLCSSGLQGIVTTAQNILLGDADCGVGGGVEVMSRGAYLSTAMRSGARMGDTTLVDSMVDALTDPFGVGHMGITAENLVEKWGITREEQDALAVESHRRAAAAIADGRFDEQIVAITKKTRKGDVVVDKDEHVRPGTTLETLAKMKPAFKKDGTVTAGNASGINDGAAFMVLADASLASAGGHAPLARLHSYAVAGVPNHIMGEGPIPATKLALQKGGLTLDQMDVIESNEAFAAQAIAVSRGLGLDPEKTNPNGGAIALGHPIGCSGAFLAIKAVYELRRTGGRYALVTMCIGGGQGIAAVFERL, from the coding sequence ATGAGCAAGCGTGACGTAGTGATCCTGGGCGCGGCCCGCTCCCCCATCGGCAGCTTCGGCGGCAGCCTGTCCGACATCGAGCCCCACGAGCTGGCCGGCACGGTCATGAAGGAGGCCGTCGGCCGCTCGGGTGTCGACCCGGCTCGCGTGCAGTACGTGACGGTCGGCAACTGCGTGCCCACCGGCCCTCGCTACGCCTACGTGGCGCGCGTGGCGTCCATCCAGGCGGGCCTGCCGATGGACTCGGTGGCCATGGGCGTCAACCGTCTGTGCTCGTCGGGCCTGCAGGGCATCGTGACCACGGCGCAGAACATCCTCTTGGGCGACGCCGACTGCGGTGTCGGCGGCGGCGTCGAGGTCATGTCGCGCGGTGCGTATCTGTCGACAGCGATGCGCAGCGGCGCGCGCATGGGGGACACCACGCTGGTGGACTCCATGGTGGACGCGCTGACCGACCCGTTCGGTGTCGGGCACATGGGCATCACGGCCGAGAACCTGGTCGAGAAGTGGGGCATCACGCGCGAGGAGCAGGACGCGCTCGCGGTCGAGTCGCACCGGCGCGCGGCGGCGGCCATCGCCGACGGACGCTTCGACGAGCAGATCGTCGCGATCACCAAGAAGACCCGCAAGGGCGACGTGGTGGTGGACAAGGACGAGCACGTCCGCCCGGGCACCACGCTCGAGACGCTCGCGAAGATGAAGCCGGCGTTCAAGAAGGACGGCACGGTCACGGCGGGCAACGCCTCGGGCATCAACGACGGCGCGGCCTTCATGGTGCTGGCCGACGCGTCGCTGGCGAGCGCGGGGGGCCACGCGCCGCTCGCCCGTCTGCACTCGTACGCGGTGGCGGGCGTGCCCAACCACATCATGGGCGAGGGCCCCATCCCCGCCACCAAGCTCGCGCTCCAGAAGGGCGGGCTCACGCTCGACCAGATGGACGTGATCGAGTCCAACGAGGCCTTCGCCGCGCAGGCCATCGCCGTGTCCCGCGGCCTCGGGCTCGACCCGGAGAAGACCAACCCGAACGGCGGCGCCATCGCCCTCGGTCACCCCATCGGCTGCTCGGGCGCGTTCCTCGCCATCAAGGCGGTCTACGAGCTCCGCCGCACGGGTGGGCGCTACGCGCTGGTGACCATGTGCATCGGCGGCGGCCAAGGCATCGCGGCGGTCTTCGAGAGGCTCTGA
- a CDS encoding aldo/keto reductase, translating into MDYVFLGGTGIRVSELCFGTMSFGGDANEETSAALYARCREAGINFFDTADVYSGGASERILGKLMAHERDALVIASKAYFPTGPGPNDRGSSRYHLTRTVEASLKRLGTDRLDLLYLHRFDERTQLEETLRGVELLVQQGKVLHPAISNWSAWQTMQALGVEERHGWAKAACLQPMYNLVKRQAEVEILPMAQAMGLGVCPYSPLGGGLLSGKYTSGASADGAPSGRIRDNAMYASRYGDPREHQTAEAFAGFARDRGLHPVSLAVAWVGSHPAVTCPILGARSVAQLEPALASVELDMTAELRAEVSALSPAPPLATDRAEEAKGGGYGTR; encoded by the coding sequence ATGGACTACGTCTTTCTGGGCGGCACCGGCATCCGCGTCTCCGAGCTGTGCTTCGGCACCATGTCGTTCGGGGGCGACGCGAACGAGGAGACGTCGGCGGCCCTCTACGCACGCTGCCGCGAGGCGGGCATCAACTTCTTCGACACGGCGGACGTGTACTCGGGGGGTGCGTCGGAGCGCATCCTAGGGAAGCTGATGGCGCACGAGCGCGACGCGCTGGTCATCGCGAGCAAGGCCTACTTCCCCACCGGTCCCGGGCCCAACGACCGCGGCAGCAGCCGCTACCACCTGACGCGCACCGTGGAGGCGTCGCTGAAGCGCCTGGGGACGGACCGCCTGGACCTGCTGTACCTGCACCGCTTCGACGAGCGCACACAGCTGGAGGAGACCCTGCGCGGCGTGGAGCTCCTCGTGCAGCAGGGCAAGGTGCTGCACCCCGCCATCAGCAACTGGAGCGCGTGGCAGACCATGCAGGCGCTGGGTGTCGAGGAGCGGCACGGCTGGGCCAAGGCCGCGTGCCTGCAGCCCATGTACAACCTGGTGAAGCGGCAGGCCGAGGTGGAGATCCTGCCGATGGCGCAGGCCATGGGGCTCGGGGTGTGTCCGTACAGCCCGCTCGGCGGCGGGCTCTTGAGCGGCAAGTACACGAGCGGGGCCAGCGCAGACGGCGCGCCCAGCGGGCGCATCCGCGACAACGCCATGTATGCCTCGCGCTACGGTGACCCGCGCGAGCACCAGACGGCGGAGGCCTTCGCGGGGTTCGCGCGGGATCGCGGGCTTCACCCAGTGAGCCTCGCCGTGGCGTGGGTGGGCTCGCACCCCGCGGTGACGTGCCCCATCCTCGGCGCGCGCAGCGTGGCGCAGCTGGAGCCCGCGCTGGCCAGCGTAGAGCTCGACATGACGGCCGAGCTGCGCGCGGAGGTGAGCGCGCTCTCGCCCGCCCCGCCGCTCGCCACGGACCGCGCCGAGGAGGCCAAGGGGGGCGGCTACGGGACGCGGTGA
- a CDS encoding carboxypeptidase regulatory-like domain-containing protein, with protein MNAWSLFRSGRALGLALVGLSVAWVTGCESAGGGSAGAPGVVHGVVVDPIHERPVPGVRVSAHDMGEATTDAEGRFSLTLPAGTHTLWFAGDDILSGTRERVHVRAGKEVTVEADVFPRVPSETAIHAYFARRGPRHHDHPAYVDPDAARTPPADAVPPSASPGTGDGGDEHTDPGTVGGAVAPLVQLPAVIRVWRSSQSGALAPSAGNGWADNSCNPAVTVETIPLEEYVGGVVTHEWIPSWHEEALRAGAIATRTYAVRWAERGGRWDCADVDDGTVTQVYRDTHTVAGDAAVQATLGLVVTRDGSIITTEFSAENTDPTAFGVDDPTCTGTTRFGHGRGMCQWGTQRWANGTCANAPCDFGAFGAEPKQHVWMVEHYYPGATVEDGYIEPVEPCAVIPAAGGQLDEEGPCFTAFGNPIYWREEAAGESGHLYWTNAFQSDAPGNWAQWRLHFEAPGEYEVEVYIDDTFGVYEAARYVVEHADGEDEVLIDQGTSSGWVSLGVYSFDDAGSVRLLDNVVGSVPGNQHIVADALRVRPIVSPMQDAGVLGDQGGLVGDAGGGEDAGPGRRPKSGCGCHVSADSASPWPYGLGWLSLGVVVRARRRRHRRVSGRRQ; from the coding sequence GTGAACGCATGGTCGCTCTTTCGTTCGGGCCGGGCCCTCGGGCTCGCCCTGGTCGGTCTCTCTGTCGCCTGGGTCACGGGCTGTGAGTCTGCCGGGGGAGGGTCGGCGGGCGCTCCCGGCGTGGTGCATGGCGTGGTGGTGGACCCTATCCACGAGCGCCCTGTGCCTGGGGTGCGCGTCTCAGCGCACGACATGGGCGAGGCGACGACCGACGCGGAGGGGCGCTTCTCGCTGACGCTCCCCGCAGGCACCCATACGCTGTGGTTCGCCGGGGACGACATCCTGAGCGGCACCCGCGAGCGCGTGCATGTGCGCGCCGGCAAGGAGGTCACGGTCGAGGCCGACGTGTTCCCCCGGGTGCCTTCGGAAACGGCCATCCACGCCTACTTCGCAAGACGCGGCCCACGCCACCACGACCACCCGGCGTACGTGGATCCGGACGCAGCCCGCACGCCTCCAGCGGATGCCGTCCCACCGAGCGCGTCCCCCGGCACGGGCGACGGCGGCGACGAGCACACCGACCCAGGAACCGTGGGAGGGGCCGTCGCGCCACTGGTGCAGCTCCCGGCCGTGATCCGCGTCTGGCGCAGCTCACAGTCCGGGGCGCTGGCGCCTTCGGCCGGCAACGGCTGGGCCGACAACAGCTGCAACCCCGCCGTGACCGTGGAGACCATCCCCCTCGAGGAATACGTGGGCGGCGTCGTCACGCACGAGTGGATCCCCAGCTGGCACGAAGAGGCCCTGCGCGCCGGGGCCATCGCGACACGCACCTACGCCGTGCGCTGGGCCGAGCGCGGCGGGCGCTGGGACTGCGCCGACGTGGACGACGGAACGGTCACGCAGGTCTACCGCGACACACACACGGTGGCGGGTGATGCGGCCGTCCAAGCCACGCTCGGGCTCGTCGTCACGCGTGACGGATCCATCATCACCACCGAGTTCAGCGCGGAGAACACGGACCCGACCGCCTTCGGTGTGGACGACCCGACCTGTACCGGCACCACCCGCTTCGGTCACGGGCGCGGCATGTGTCAGTGGGGCACGCAGCGCTGGGCCAACGGCACGTGCGCCAACGCGCCCTGCGACTTCGGGGCGTTCGGGGCCGAGCCCAAGCAGCACGTGTGGATGGTCGAGCACTACTATCCGGGGGCCACCGTGGAGGACGGCTACATCGAGCCGGTCGAGCCGTGTGCGGTGATCCCCGCCGCTGGCGGCCAGCTGGACGAGGAGGGCCCGTGCTTCACGGCCTTCGGCAACCCCATCTACTGGCGCGAGGAAGCCGCCGGAGAGAGCGGGCATCTGTACTGGACCAACGCGTTCCAGTCGGACGCGCCCGGAAACTGGGCCCAGTGGCGGCTGCACTTCGAGGCGCCAGGCGAGTACGAGGTCGAGGTGTACATCGACGACACCTTCGGCGTGTACGAGGCGGCGCGCTACGTGGTGGAGCACGCCGACGGAGAGGACGAGGTGCTGATCGACCAAGGAACGTCGAGCGGCTGGGTCTCACTCGGCGTGTACAGCTTCGACGACGCGGGCAGCGTGCGCCTGCTCGACAACGTCGTGGGCAGCGTGCCCGGCAACCAGCACATCGTGGCCGACGCGCTGCGGGTGCGACCCATCGTCAGCCCCATGCAGGACGCGGGCGTCCTGGGCGACCAGGGCGGTCTGGTGGGCGATGCGGGCGGTGGCGAGGATGCAGGCCCTGGGCGTCGCCCCAAGTCCGGATGTGGCTGCCACGTCAGCGCCGACTCCGCCTCGCCGTGGCCGTATGGTCTCGGATGGCTGAGCTTGGGCGTCGTCGTCCGCGCGCGCCGACGCCGCCATCGCCGCGTCTCCGGCCGGCGGCAATGA
- a CDS encoding DsbA family protein, whose amino-acid sequence MSDDTASPARQSLRFEYWSDPLCIWAYVAQSKLERVIAEWGEHLTIAYRIVPVFGSFPRRFSTGAWAEGGHEGRREATARVAGTHGCEGVTGELWTRDTPTSSWSCGAAAKAVFHMESLGESAAGSGAGYLRALRRRAFEANENVCRRAVQLSVAEECGVGPQRLAEWLDDGLPFALLAEDDEDRKALGVRGSPSYVFDGGRATLYGNFPFEVLHATMQELLRGLGVGVSAC is encoded by the coding sequence ATGTCCGACGACACTGCCTCCCCCGCCCGCCAGTCGCTACGCTTCGAGTACTGGTCCGACCCCTTGTGCATCTGGGCCTACGTGGCCCAGAGCAAGCTCGAGCGCGTGATCGCCGAGTGGGGCGAGCACCTGACCATCGCCTACCGCATCGTGCCCGTGTTCGGCAGCTTCCCGCGCCGCTTCTCGACCGGTGCCTGGGCGGAAGGCGGGCACGAGGGGCGACGCGAAGCGACGGCGCGCGTGGCAGGCACGCACGGCTGCGAGGGGGTCACGGGCGAACTCTGGACGCGCGACACACCCACGTCGTCTTGGTCGTGCGGGGCCGCCGCCAAGGCGGTGTTCCACATGGAGAGCCTGGGCGAGTCCGCCGCAGGCAGCGGCGCCGGCTACCTGCGCGCGCTGCGCCGGCGTGCGTTCGAAGCGAACGAGAACGTGTGTCGGCGCGCGGTGCAGCTATCGGTGGCCGAGGAGTGTGGCGTCGGTCCGCAGCGGCTCGCCGAGTGGCTGGACGATGGGCTGCCGTTCGCGCTGCTGGCGGAGGACGACGAAGATCGCAAGGCCCTCGGGGTGCGCGGCTCCCCCAGCTACGTGTTCGACGGAGGGCGCGCGACGCTCTACGGCAACTTCCCGTTCGAGGTGCTGCACGCCACCATGCAGGAGCTGCTACGCGGGCTGGGGGTGGGGGTCTCGGCCTGCTGA
- a CDS encoding class I SAM-dependent methyltransferase, protein MEPNERDVTRHLVEDPWAEQAPSWDSDPVVRAYADAAWSSLRAHGEPRAGARVLDFGCGTGLLSERMAPHVAEVIAVDASPAMVAVLSEKRIPNVRAGVASWTPATIDRDDLARGPFDLVVCSSVCAFLDDYPGTVAMLARRLAPGGVFVQWDWELDPLAAEPFGLTTSGVRSALEGAVLDVVSVGTGFDVAIEGGSMRPLMGVGRRRP, encoded by the coding sequence ATGGAACCCAACGAACGAGACGTGACGCGCCACCTTGTCGAAGATCCGTGGGCGGAGCAGGCCCCGAGCTGGGACTCGGATCCTGTCGTGCGCGCGTACGCGGACGCGGCGTGGTCGTCACTGCGAGCGCACGGCGAGCCGAGAGCGGGCGCGCGTGTACTCGACTTCGGTTGCGGCACGGGGCTCTTGAGCGAGCGTATGGCGCCCCACGTGGCGGAGGTGATCGCGGTCGATGCGTCCCCGGCCATGGTCGCCGTGCTATCCGAGAAGCGCATCCCCAACGTCCGAGCGGGTGTCGCCTCGTGGACCCCAGCGACCATCGATCGCGACGACCTAGCCCGTGGGCCGTTCGACCTCGTGGTCTGCTCGTCGGTGTGCGCGTTCTTGGACGACTACCCGGGCACCGTGGCGATGCTGGCCCGCCGTCTGGCTCCGGGCGGCGTGTTCGTTCAGTGGGACTGGGAGCTGGACCCACTGGCGGCGGAGCCTTTCGGCCTCACCACGTCGGGCGTCCGGTCGGCGCTCGAGGGCGCCGTGCTCGACGTGGTGTCCGTGGGCACTGGCTTCGACGTGGCCATCGAAGGGGGGAGCATGCGGCCGCTCATGGGTGTCGGGCGCAGGCGCCCCTGA
- a CDS encoding helix-turn-helix transcriptional regulator yields MGQHDAPQHHVHTGSITVFRDRVAHMEPHGASTHTEYGLTYMVSGWHRMEHGGPVEATAGTFTVVPAGVPHRALDGRDMDYWLLGFCPQCLGLDEGHALMSPFRRVRHGALPVLDVSDDRQPRVLTLYAELQDALAHADAATPEVTRSLVVLLLAEARRAMPGDASGSAVTSLVGDALAFIQRHGLEPISLRDVAKAVHRTPSHVANVVKQETGFSVGEWITAGRVAEAAARLAHTDDSLEEVATRVGWTDKTHLARQFKAAYGVTPAAFRRVRRGA; encoded by the coding sequence ATGGGCCAGCACGACGCTCCCCAGCACCACGTGCACACCGGGTCGATCACCGTGTTCCGCGATCGGGTGGCGCACATGGAGCCGCACGGCGCGAGCACCCACACGGAGTACGGCCTGACGTACATGGTGAGCGGGTGGCACCGCATGGAGCACGGCGGGCCGGTCGAAGCGACCGCTGGCACGTTCACGGTCGTGCCAGCGGGTGTGCCCCACCGTGCCCTCGACGGGCGCGACATGGACTACTGGCTGCTGGGGTTCTGCCCGCAGTGCCTCGGGCTCGACGAAGGGCACGCGCTGATGAGCCCGTTCCGACGCGTCCGGCACGGCGCGCTGCCGGTGCTCGACGTCTCCGACGACCGTCAGCCACGCGTCCTCACGCTGTACGCGGAGCTGCAGGACGCCCTCGCGCATGCAGACGCCGCGACCCCCGAGGTCACGCGCAGCCTCGTCGTCCTGCTGCTGGCGGAGGCGCGCCGCGCGATGCCGGGCGATGCCAGCGGCTCGGCGGTGACCTCGCTGGTGGGAGACGCCCTCGCGTTCATCCAGCGCCACGGCCTCGAGCCCATCTCGCTGCGCGACGTCGCCAAGGCCGTGCACCGTACCCCGAGCCATGTCGCCAACGTGGTCAAGCAGGAGACGGGCTTCTCGGTGGGGGAGTGGATCACGGCGGGACGCGTCGCCGAGGCGGCCGCGCGCCTCGCGCACACGGACGACAGCCTCGAGGAGGTCGCCACGCGGGTCGGGTGGACGGACAAGACGCACCTCGCGCGTCAGTTCAAGGCGGCCTATGGGGTGACACCAGCCGCGTTCCGTCGCGTCAGGCGGGGTGCATAG
- a CDS encoding acyl-CoA dehydrogenase family protein: MPHSEPDKSVSFMRSLCMGQIEEDVLLPFPEMSEDEKETLRGVSEALGTMLGAHAEDFRHWDREGHFPESFIEELKEFGAFGLVIPEEHGGLGFGSMAYSRALQEVARYDASTAVTIGAHSSIGMRGLLLFGNEDQHARYYPKLATGEMIAAFCLTEPGAGSDAASITTKATREGDEWVLDGNKLWITNGGIASFFTVFAKTDEGRKGGMTAFLVTSDMEGISIGPHEDKMGLRASSTTTVAFDGVRVPAANVLGEVGQGFKVAMKILNSGRTGLGGGSVGAMKKIIELATAQASERKQFGKPIAEYGLVRRKIGHMVVDCYAAEAVVSVVAGLVDEGFEDYAVEAAISKVYATEALWRTVDEGLQIAGGNGFMCEFPYERMLRDCRINRIFEGTNDILRLFIALNGMDGVASQLKELMSVRNSIFSAPIKGFGVLQDYAAKHAQLATGARVKGTHFTKLSPELGKHAEAFEQATRELASAVDRILRKHGKDIIGKQFASNRLAEIMIDLFVWACVMARVNSAIEAKAKDVEAQLRIVEVFAGRAGSRIRANFRKIDDNDDEHIKALSDHAFELGKFGWDTL, encoded by the coding sequence ATGCCTCACTCCGAACCCGACAAGTCCGTCAGCTTCATGCGTTCTCTGTGCATGGGGCAGATCGAAGAAGACGTCCTCTTGCCCTTCCCCGAGATGAGCGAGGACGAGAAGGAAACGCTACGTGGCGTTTCGGAGGCGCTGGGCACGATGCTTGGTGCGCACGCCGAAGACTTCCGGCACTGGGACCGCGAGGGGCACTTCCCGGAGAGCTTCATCGAGGAGCTGAAGGAGTTCGGCGCCTTCGGCTTGGTCATCCCGGAGGAGCACGGCGGCCTCGGCTTCGGCAGCATGGCCTACTCACGCGCGCTGCAAGAGGTGGCGCGCTACGACGCGTCCACTGCGGTCACCATCGGCGCGCACAGCTCCATCGGCATGCGCGGGCTCCTACTGTTCGGCAACGAGGACCAGCACGCGCGCTACTACCCCAAGCTCGCCACGGGCGAGATGATCGCCGCCTTCTGCCTGACCGAGCCGGGCGCGGGCTCGGACGCCGCGTCCATCACGACCAAGGCCACGCGCGAGGGGGACGAGTGGGTGCTGGACGGCAACAAGCTGTGGATCACCAACGGGGGCATCGCGAGCTTCTTCACCGTGTTCGCGAAGACCGACGAGGGGCGCAAGGGGGGCATGACCGCCTTCCTCGTGACGAGCGACATGGAGGGCATCAGCATCGGCCCCCACGAGGACAAGATGGGCCTGCGGGCGAGCTCCACGACGACGGTCGCGTTCGACGGCGTGCGCGTGCCGGCGGCCAACGTGCTGGGCGAGGTGGGCCAGGGCTTCAAGGTGGCCATGAAGATCCTCAACTCGGGCCGCACGGGCCTGGGCGGTGGGTCCGTGGGCGCCATGAAGAAGATCATCGAGCTCGCCACGGCGCAGGCCAGCGAGCGCAAGCAGTTCGGCAAGCCCATCGCCGAGTACGGCCTCGTGCGCCGCAAGATCGGGCACATGGTGGTGGACTGCTACGCGGCCGAGGCCGTGGTGAGCGTGGTCGCCGGCCTGGTGGACGAGGGCTTCGAAGACTACGCCGTCGAGGCGGCCATCTCGAAGGTGTACGCCACCGAGGCGCTCTGGCGCACGGTGGACGAGGGCCTGCAGATCGCGGGTGGCAACGGCTTCATGTGCGAGTTCCCCTACGAGCGCATGCTGCGTGACTGCCGCATCAACCGCATCTTCGAGGGCACCAACGACATCCTGCGCCTGTTCATCGCGCTCAACGGCATGGACGGTGTGGCCTCACAGCTCAAGGAGCTGATGAGCGTCCGCAACTCCATCTTCTCCGCGCCCATCAAGGGCTTCGGCGTGCTGCAGGACTACGCGGCCAAGCACGCGCAGCTGGCGACGGGCGCGCGCGTCAAGGGCACCCACTTCACCAAGCTCTCCCCCGAGCTGGGCAAGCACGCGGAGGCGTTCGAGCAGGCCACGCGTGAGCTGGCCAGCGCCGTGGACCGCATCCTGCGCAAGCACGGCAAGGACATCATCGGCAAGCAGTTCGCGTCGAACCGCCTGGCGGAGATCATGATCGACCTGTTCGTGTGGGCCTGCGTCATGGCGCGCGTGAACAGCGCGATCGAGGCCAAGGCCAAGGACGTCGAGGCGCAGCTGCGCATCGTCGAGGTCTTCGCGGGCCGCGCCGGCAGCCGCATCCGCGCGAACTTCCGCAAGATCGACGACAACGACGACGAGCACATCAAGGCGCTCTCCGACCACGCCTTCGAGCTGGGCAAGTTCGGCTGGGACACGCTCTGA
- the trxC gene encoding thioredoxin TrxC, with product MPTTANVVCPRCQQINRVPEARLRQDPRCGACKSPLFGLGPVALTDATFDKHKERSDIPLLVDFWAAWCGPCRAMAPAFERVASDWEGRVRFAKVDTDANPGVSQRHQIQSIPTLILFRGGRELARVSGAQNPAQLDGWLRAQRL from the coding sequence GTGCCCACGACTGCCAACGTCGTCTGCCCCCGCTGCCAGCAGATCAACCGCGTGCCCGAGGCGCGCCTGCGGCAGGACCCACGCTGTGGCGCGTGCAAGTCGCCCCTTTTTGGACTGGGTCCCGTCGCGCTCACGGACGCCACGTTCGACAAGCACAAGGAGCGCTCGGACATCCCGCTCTTGGTCGACTTCTGGGCCGCGTGGTGTGGGCCCTGTCGCGCCATGGCCCCCGCCTTCGAGCGCGTCGCCTCCGACTGGGAGGGGCGCGTGCGCTTCGCGAAGGTGGACACGGACGCAAACCCGGGCGTGTCGCAGAGGCATCAGATCCAGAGCATCCCGACGCTCATCCTGTTCCGAGGGGGCCGCGAGCTGGCCCGGGTGAGCGGCGCGCAGAACCCCGCGCAGCTGGACGGGTGGCTGCGCGCGCAGCGGCTCTGA
- a CDS encoding fibronectin type III-like domain-contianing protein, whose translation MDVSNTGAMGGRETVQVYVGAPDTLGPRAPRDLPGFAQVEVAPGATETVRITVPLDTLRVWDTAAAAWSLPEGAYVVELGTDVETLPIRVVLDI comes from the coding sequence GTGGACGTATCGAACACCGGCGCCATGGGCGGCCGCGAGACCGTGCAGGTGTACGTGGGCGCGCCTGACACCTTGGGACCGCGAGCCCCCCGAGACCTCCCGGGCTTCGCGCAGGTCGAGGTGGCGCCCGGCGCGACGGAGACGGTGCGCATCACGGTGCCGCTCGACACGCTGCGCGTGTGGGACACGGCGGCCGCGGCGTGGTCGCTCCCCGAGGGAGCCTACGTGGTCGAGCTGGGGACGGACGTGGAGACGCTCCCGATTCGGGTGGTGCTGGACATCTGA